From Ndongobacter massiliensis:
TCGATGGAAGGACGAGAGGCCGTGCAGTTATATAAGGCATGGCGGATCGCTTTGATGTCGCCGTCAAACTCAAAAAGCAAAGCGAACTTCACAGACTCTGCTGTGTTGGAGTTTTCCACGAGCACCCCTTTGGCATCGAGGGTCTCCTGCAAAATCTCGGTGCGAAACCACTCAGGGATGAGAGCAATCTCGAGATCCCCGGAGTAGCCGTTGTTGGTGACGGTTCTAAAGTAGACAATGCCGTCGGCATAAAAGGGAGAAGATTCGCCTTCCGCGTCTAGCGACAGCGAAACCGCGCCAGGGATGGGTTTTGGTGTTTCGTACGTAAAGGTGGATACGCCGTTCGAGACGGTTTCTGCCATCTTGGCGGCATAGACGTTTTTAATGTTGTATTTGACTTTGTTGTTTTTATTTTCCATGTTTCATCATCCTTTCAGCTCAAATGAATAGGAAACTTCGTAGAGGTCTTCTGCGTTGATATAGACTTCGGCCTTGTCGAAAAACTGATCGTGGCGGATAAGAAGGTCTT
This genomic window contains:
- a CDS encoding major tail protein — protein: MENKNNKVKYNIKNVYAAKMAETVSNGVSTFTYETPKPIPGAVSLSLDAEGESSPFYADGIVYFRTVTNNGYSGDLEIALIPEWFRTEILQETLDAKGVLVENSNTAESVKFALLFEFDGDIKAIRHALYNCTASRPSIESETKEDTIEPGTETLSLTADPRSDGLVKAKTGDSTDAATYANWYKAVYVPQAGTPAGGK